From Punica granatum isolate Tunisia-2019 chromosome 1, ASM765513v2, whole genome shotgun sequence:
gtttgattcttaAAACGTTGAGTcgacatctcctccatttaggtaaggatagaccgcccggctcccggcctcaggctcgaagcaatcacaccgCCTAGGCAAGAAATCATGCGCATTTGGAGGACATTCCGCCTAGTGGATCGCGCCTTCATTCAAGACAAcatcggagacgtggttaTGCTCACTGAAACTCCGGTGGACTGGATCTTCTTAAGGACCGCCGCCGAATTCTGGGACTCCCAACATGCAGTGTTCAACTTTCAGGGAACAGAATTGGCACCCACAATTGAGGAGTATACGAcgctcatccagaggcccacgcccacgacccaaggcatctTTGTGCCCAACCCGTTCGTGGTAATTCAAAGCCAACTCTCCACCCTCCTCGGCATACCCGTCCAAGAAGTCCACTAAgagcttcatcaaggatgggatCACGGCGTTAGGATCGCATGGCTTTCAGACTGGACGCTTCTCCGTGCATTGACACCTTCGACGGCATCCTACCAGTGCGACGCGTGTCACGGGTTCCTGCTTTTGATCTTCAGCACCCTCCTATTCCCATACGCGccaaacctcattgacggggctatagcccaagtcatcctccaagcggtcggaggccatagttatgtggaggctgtactagccgagaccgttcggtctctaaactatgttagagaggttcagcgcggcaggatgagaggatccccgcacctTCTGCAAGTTTGGCTCCTCGCACATATTcgccccttttgctcatcacatcctttCTCCTACATTGCGGACGAGCGTTCACTGATTGAGCGTCTAGTGCCGGTCTTTCCACCTCCTGAGCGCagtttctcggaatggaggcactTTTGGCGCGAGTTGACACCCGCGCGAttcctatgggtcgctcgTCAGAATCCCGGCGGCTCCATGATCACAGGGTGTCCCGGAATAGTGGGAGTCCCTCTTCTCCGCCACTTGGGAAGCATGCTCATATTCCCCGaccgggtaatcagacaactcgacggcctacaggacattcccgtcGAGGCAGACCGCCTACCCTaccgcatccaatgggccgactccacatccacggcccccgcaagattcctgcAGATCCGAGAGATTCACCGTCAACAGgacgctagcaccatacagcgtcTTTACTTCCCAGAGCATCCCaccgacgaagagcgagcaCTTTCCGCCACATCAGCACACGTGACCCAGTTTTATTCACAAGGGCCGACATCGCCGCAGCGGTCCCAGACTGCCCCAATTCCCCGAGCCACACCTACATCCGTCCCCGAAGCCGAGAGCTCCACCCAAGCGGCTATGCGCGCAGAGCTACAATCTatcagggaggaacgagatagactccgttgcgagcttgttgactctCGTGCTGAagtcgcggactacagggagcttcagacgGAGTTGGTTCGAGCACATGCTCGAATCGCAACCTTAgaccgggagatggcccgcctGAGCGCTACGTTAGACCGAGTGGGGGCAAGGGCGCGCGGGGCCCCCCATCCCTAGGATTAGCGGACGCACTaattttgccctcgctcggacctacgcTGCTCTCAgccggccaccgagcgcaaagggatgtcggcttacatttatgtttctttttctcttccgTGTGCTGTACTTTAtaaaactatggaactcgaatcaaaccaatgtaatgacattagcgctttgaaactcatgcatctcacaCATCTTGTCCTTTCATTTACTCCGCACTTATCCTTTCAAAGTGTCGACATCACGCTTACACACTTTTGGAATTTAGGTGATCgcaactggcgtcacaccgaTACCCAACTCGTCAACGTGTCAGTATGGTGGAAGATGACCGCGTCAATATCTCCAAGGAAGTCAATCCACCGGCCCCGACACATTCTCAGCCGCCCCCAACGCATGCTCCACCACCTCCGACTCCCGTGGGCGTACCTCTGGTGTATACGAGGGCCCCTTTGACACACCTTCTACCCCCAACGTCTTCAGGGGCGCCTCTTCCGCGAGTCTCACTAACGCCGTCCGCCTCCAACGACCACGCCCGCATCACAGTACTTGAGGGCACAGTTAACCAATTAGCTACAAACATGACCACCAACATGGCGGAATTGTTCGCCCTACTCAGAGGACCGAACTGCGCATCCTCAAGCTCTACACCACCTTCGGGACAAGGACCAACGGTCGACCCGACATCTTGGATTCCGCCAACCCAAGTTTCGGAAAACACTGATGCTCCTGCACCGCCAACGACAAACATGGCCGCGGCCCACCCATTTACCATCCCTATTCCACCACCACCGGCCCCCGCAGctgtccctcttccaccggtgGCGTTCCTCGCTTCGGATCAGGTCCTATCCGCACCGCCACCTGTTTCCATGCCGGCCCCAGCTGCAGTCTATACCGTCCCTCTGCCAATGGTTTTTCCGGCGCCAAGCGCACCTGCTCCGGCTCACCCTCAAGCCACAGAGCTTCCCTCCTACTCGCCTCTACAACCTCACACCAACTTCCCCTACCAAGCACCGCCACCCATAAACACTACTTTCCTCGAACCAGGCACGCCGACTCAGGCGGCCCAGTTCACCTGACCGACTCACCTTTTCACCGAGGCTGACACCGAGCAGGAGCGAAGGCTcaagaggatggaagaaacaaTACGGGCCCTACAAGCAAGTGAGGCTCGACCCGACGCGCGCTACGGCGACTGTAGTCTATTCCCGAGCATGCGGTTACCATCGAAGGTCAAGATCCCGGAGTTCAGGACCTACGAAGGCACAACAGATCCGCGGCACCATCTCCGCCATTACCAGGGGAAGATGCTATAGTATTGGGACCACGAGGAATTCGTTATCCATTCATTTCAAGACAGCCTGTCGGGATCcgctctcgattggttcatgtcactaaAGGCCGAGGATATTCCGACGTGGGCGgacctctcccggaagttcctcgaccagtaCCAATACTGTGCGGAAACGCCTCCGACCCTCTTAGAATTAAGCATGAAGGAGATGGCGCAAGGCCAAAGATTCGAGGAATACGCCACCaaatggcgtgcccaagcggcgAAACACATCCCTCCAATCAGCGAAGTACAACAGATCcagctgttccactccacgtTGAGAAGAGTATATTATTCGCATTTATTGGCCCACACTTCTTCATtttccgacctcatcgaggccggggaAAAGCTCGACTTGGGAATCAAGCTCGGCAGGATGAAGGACCCCACCAGTAAAGGAGAAGAATCCTCGAAAGAAGGCCCCTGCGACGACAACGCCCTCTAGTGGAAGAAGAGGGAAGGAGGTAGCAGTCAACGCCGTCAACCCCGCACATCCGGCGCCCCAACAGTACTCGATGAATTTAACGTCTGCACCCCTCGTGGTCCCCTCCTATGCTCCGCATGTGCCTCAATATCGGCCTCAACCCCCTACCCAACCGATCTACTACTCTGCACTGCCGCCTTCACCCCCGTTTACGGTACCGTCACCCGTTGTCCACCACTACGTCCCTACTTCACTCCAAGCCCCTCAATACCAACCTCCGGCTCCGAGAGTCTCTCAACCAAAGCAACGAGTCCCACCCCCGCAAGGCCAACAGGGCGGTGCAGCGCAACCGCGACCACGCAGACAATACCCATCCCTGCCAGTTCCACTTGCTCACATTTATCGGCAACTCCGGGCGAGCGACAAGATCGGGACAATAGCACTTGGTCCGAACTTCgacccaaccatccaagatcaaagcaaACAGTGCGAGTACCATCGGGGGGCACCAGGGCACACCCTAGATACTTGTTGGAGATTAAGGGAGAggatccaggagatgattgatgcaaaGGAGCTCTCGTTCAATGCGGTAAGACCTCTAAATGTACAAGCTAATCCTCTCCCCAATCATGGACCGGCCTAGGGaccctccatcaacatgatcagcatATGCGCATTAGGAGAGGGCGAAAGCGAACAAGGCGGTCCCTCCCCCTTTGTGATTGAGTACAACCCTGCGGAAGTTACAGTTGGGTTCACCGGGATTGACGCACCTCCTGCCCTGTTCGTCATAGATATTCCCGCCCCAAGAACCATACTCGGACaacaaggtcccctggacctatgagggaGGTGTCGGAAGCCTCGAGCAACAATTCggcgtcatgggcataacACTCTCGGGACGGGTATATGAGAATCCAGCAGCCacagacaaagggaaggcaccTGCCACAGAAACCAAGGCGATACCTGGAGTCCCGCCAACTCCGcccaagaaggtgaccgaagaagaagctgaagcCTTCTTGAAAATCATCAAGGCAAGTGAGTATAAGGTAGTGGAACAGATGaccaaatctccggcccataTATCGTTGCTCGCCCTCCTCCTCAGCTCCGAACCACATAGGGAAGCCCTCCTGCGGGTCCTAACGGCTGCACAAGTTCCCAAGGGGACATCTTCGGAAcggatagaggaaaccatcaactccATCTTCTCTAATACTATCTCGTTTTCGGATGACGACCTCCCCTTTGAAGAATGCGCACATTCccgggcattgcacattgtctgcaaatgcaacaaccatatcgttggttgagtcatgattgacaatggCTCCGCGCTCAACGTATGCTCGGTGACTActctgaagcagatgaacgtaGATCTCAATCGCGTCCGCCTGAGCAagacagcggtccgagccttcgacggctcgcggagggaggtgaacggggaaatcgacctcctcatagatgtTGGCCCGTGCTCTTTtagcgtcacattccaagtgctGGATATCTcgaacgccttcagcctacaactcggaaggccttggatccactcggccggtgCCATTCCCTCCTCTCTACATCAGAAGctgaaattcatcgtcgaagagaggattatcacggtcaaaggggaggaagaCTACGCCATCTATAAAGAGACGGCGGTCCCTTACATCAGCGTCGGAAACGATGAAAAtctgcccttccactccttcgagaccatctccttcattcgggattacggagaggtcggaccatcccgcgccgaccgcatgatagggaaagtTCTCTTGCGCCACAACTACatccccggcaccggccttggggcgTGCGGGCAAGGGATCAACtgccccattgaagttgaagagTATAAGCATAGAAGGGGACTCgactttcgcccctcctgccatgaaatcattgaagcccgcaggggcaaccacctccaccgcctcgccatGCACCAtgggaggctcaacaggggcatgcAAGTTCCCCCGCTGTCTTACTTCTTTCTCGGACCTtcactcatcatcgggagcacccttgacggcccttcctcggacttcaATGACACGCCTGACACTTCGTTaaccgtgtatgccgtcaccgaggagattccttcaggggttcacatccgcccggcataggaaaatgaggagcttaacaactggacctcagttcCGCGCTATTCGACTGTtattgccgatgtgtaagatttatctatgtagaAGATGTTTCCCGTGTGTTGGCGTAGCCATAGGCCGCACAACGGAAGAGGGATCTCTGTTATGGTTTCACGATTGAtactatcaatgaaatctctacatgcattttttgaattcctaCTTGTTTTACCTTCTTTCCCTATGCTCTCGTTCACAGcgttctaaattttctaaaacaatcctttcaattttccaggctccactcgaatccaaattaTCAACACGTCGATTCGAAGCCATCCGAAGAgtgtctcggagagcccggacccatatacttcggggaagggctcgacgaagacagtcaagtgcccgagatagaagagagtttgcgccgcctcgaggatcgcctGCTCACCTCACTCGAGCCAACGGAAGAGATTAATGTGGGCACCGAAGATGAGCCCCGTACCTTAAAGATTGGCACGGGGCTCGACCCTCGACCCAACGCAACgagcccgaatgatcgatttcctgacAAGGTACCAAGAAGTTttcgcctggtcctacgccgacatgcccggTCTAGATCTatcgatagtcaagcacttcctcccaCTTGACACGGAAAAGTTCCCACCCAAGCGACAACAGTTATGGCGGCAACGAGCGAGCCTCCTCCTCTGCATCAaagaggaggttgtcaagctGATCAACGTGAGCTTCCTCGAAGTTTGTAActattccgaatgggtggcaaatATTGTACCGGTAGAGAAGAAAGACGAAAGGGTCCGAgtttgcgtcgactaccgaggCATCAACAAAGCCAGTCCCAAAGACAACTTTCCATTACCTCACATTGACGTTTTGGTCGACAACACCGCGCGCCATACTCAATTCTCCTTTAtagacggcttctccggatataaccaaatccggatggccgaggaagacaagatcaagacgacattcacgatgatgtggggaaccttctgTTATCgagtcatgcctttcggcctcaagaacgccggggcaacctatcagagGGCCATGGTCACGTTATTCCAcaacatgatgcacaaggaaatAGAGGTCTACGTTGATGACATGATCCCCAAGTCAAGAGAAGGGGAAGATCACCTTGTCAACTTAGAGTGCCTTTTTGACCgcctaaaaaaatataggCTTCGGCTCAATTCGacgaagtgcacattcggcgccaGGTCAGGGAAGTTGTTGGGGTTTGTGGTCAGTGAACGCGGCATCGAAGTTGATCCGGTTAAAGTCAAAGCCATCAGAGAGCTCCCTCCACCATCGTCGGTCcgtgaagtacgaggcttcttAGGGCGATTGAACTACATCGCACGATTCatcgcaaacctgacagataaatgccaaccactctttcgcttgctccgcaagaacgcagCGATCGAATGGAACAAAGAATGTCAGAAagccttcgacaccatcaaaGCATATCTAGTTCAACCGCCTGTATTGGTTCCGCCTACACCAGGTCGCCCCCTCGTACTTTACCTAacggtacgccgacaatcaTTGGGGTGCATGTTAGGGTAGGAAGAGgaatccacacacacggagCATGCaatctactatctgagcaaaaagttcaccgacggagagtccaattacccggaaatcgagaagatgtgttgtgcattggtgtgggtcatgcagagactccGACAATACACTCTTTATCACACGAttcgcttgctgtcaaagacggatcccctgaagtatTTGCTGGATAGCCCATCCTCCATGCGGAACATCGCCAAGTGGCGTTGTCAGTTAACGGAATACGACATTGAGTACGTGTCCCGTTCCTCGGTTAAAGGGCAGGCGATTGCAGATCATctggcagaattcccaattgaggACAGTATGccgatcaatcccgacttcccggatgaggggATTCTTCAAGTAGATAATGAGGAGGAGAAGCCGgaatggaagatgtattttgaCGGTGCCATTAACTCCACGGGGTCCGGCATCGGCGCAATGctaatatccccggacggacgcTATTACTCGGtggcggcaaagatcgacttcccgtgcaccaataacgtggccgaatacgaggcatgcatcctcggcctacaagcggcaatcgacttcaaggtaaaagagctaGAAGTATTCGGCGACTCTAtactcacaatcttccaaacattGGGGCAGTGGAAGACAAAAGATGCGAAGTTAGTGCCataccacgagtacctcgagaggTTAACGGAGAACTTCGaagacatctcgttcacctataccccACGCATGAAAATGAGTTCGCAGATGCGCTTGCAACGCTTGCCTCCATGGTGAACATCACGAgggaaaaccttatcgagcccctcgagattgagatagccaaAGGACCGGCACACTGCAACGCAATCGAAGCGTccgaggcaaagccgtggtacgaagacattaagAACTTCTtacgaaccggccaataccctccattcgccgatcgccgtgatcgaaagacgctcagacgcctcgcgatacactattttctgagcggcgagatactttaCTGCCGTTCCTTTGACTCCacgctcctccggtgcatcgatgAACACGAATCAtgacgtctcatggaggaaatgcacgagggaaattgtggaccccatatgaatggtctcatgctcgctaagaagattatgcgcttaggctactattggtccaccatggagactaattgtgtgaagcatgtcaggcattgccaccgatgtcaggtttacgctgatcagatcaaagcgccaCCCAATGAGCTACGGCCCATGACGGCACcgtggcctttttcaatgtggggaatggatgtgattggcccgaccaaccccaaagcgtctaacggacatATGTTTATCTTGGTGGCCATTGATTACTTCACTAAATGGATCGAGGCTATCACTCTCGCGTCGGTCACCGCAAAAGTCGTGGCCTGATTTCTCAGACGCGATGTCATTGCCCGGTATGGGGTCCCGGCGACGATCATCACGGATAAcgccaagaacttgaacaacaaagtcatcgacgagctctgtgcccAATTCAAGATTCAGCATCGCAATTCCACTCCATaccgtccacaaatgaacggtgcggtggaagttACGAACAAGaatatcaagaagatcattgagaaaatgaaagtgaattacaaggactagCACGAAATGCTCCCTTACGCTCTCTTGGCATACCGAACGTCAATCCGGACCTCCACGGGGGCAACTCCATACTCCTTGgtttacggcatggaagcagtcctcCCGATTGAGGTTgaaatcccttccatgaggatccttgccgaaaccaaacttgaagaagcagaatgggcaaaacagcGTTACGAACAGTTAAACTTCATTGATGAAAAGAGactgaaagcgctatgccatggacagtgctaccagcaaagaatggctcgagcattcaacgcaagagtccgtcACCGCGAATTCAACCCCGgtgacctcgttttgaggaaagtcctacatgTCACGCCGGACTCCCGGGGAAAGTTCTTGTATAAATACGACGGACCCTTTGTTGTCAAGGAGACCTTCTCCGGGGGAGCCGTCAttttaagcgacatggacgggactAAAAATGCGCTCCCGGTCAACGCTGATGCCATCAAGAAATATTATCCATGATCACCCATGTTTGTATCTCAATTGCCGGACCTCGTGTCCGTTTCTTTTATAACATCTTTTTCATTCATCCATGTGTATACAGACTCCCGTCATTCTCTTCACCACGCAACCttcctgagagaaaagaagaataattttactgctaggtcgaaaacctccccgaggcggcctaggcaaaagttagggaacgaggggcacgacttaaaatcccacaaaggggagtcgtggcaaaaggagagcataaatcatttcctcACTAGGTCTAAGACCCTCAAAGGgaggcctaggcaaaagtcaGAGGACTCGAGAGGTGCGATCTCACCCAAAACACGGGTGATCGCAGTAAAAGGTGAGCgttcatgtgagaaaaatcaaataaaataccccgctaggtcatcACGCATcttgcggcctaggcaaaagttaggggacaatgtcggcttgACCGTAAAAGTAAGGCAACACTTCTTCATGAAGCTACatcgagtagtggttcggcatcctccgacgcaagcaaactctcttccgCTCTCCAGACTCGAGACTCGCCTTGAAATGGGGTTGAATCagcgtatccttgatttggaagatcccataagatctctccttttacctttatgcacataTTCCACGGGTTACCCGTTCCAGAAAAAGCCATTCTCTGATAAGGACACGACCGCCCTCCAACGGTCACCAATAGCAAATCCCCgatacatctttacatagattcctcttaCGCATCATAGTCTCGTCGGCTGAGCGCgactgacatcctttgtaggtttcCTTTTCTCCGCGCGCAGGTGCAGTCGGGAACCTTGAGAGGCATCTTCTCCCCGACGGACGCGCGATTGGCTCATGTAGCAGGTCGCGACCTCAAGCCGAGTGGAGTGCCCAACGATAAGGGGGAAAGCCATTCGACTGCGGCTCAAAACACGACAAGTAGCACCCGGCGTTGCACAAGCATGACTTCAGCTCCGAACCGAACAACTCGCCTCTGCCAGCACCTTTGAGATGCCGCCTGGCATCGATCCCCACCTCTACCTTCCCTACACTTTAGtgatttattgctttctacgggcttcggcctagtgatttactgctttcgacgggctttggcctagtgatttactgctttctacgggcttcggcctagtgatttactgcttcccacgggcctcggccctgCACATACTGTCATGCGGGCTTAGGCCCCTCATCtacatttcataattttcgcTTCTCAACCATATGGTTACCCTGTGACAAGTTCGAACACTTTTGCACATCCTCCCTAAGTATCCAACGCGGAGGGGCGAGCTACTACAGGGAGTGACAACAAGGTgatcgccgggaccaaaaagggatgcttatcatgatctttggttacctcctctaatcgagcacgcaaccaaagaggggctgtcagcacccaattttggtccaccggctccgacTGAGAACTTCTGAGCAAAGCCTgggacactattcacgatCGGAAAACCAGAGGCGAAcgtgcgggcacagagtcatgaataaACAAGAgaaatgacacgtccgggcgcgtttcggaggcatcctgcttaagccggggcacccccgaactctcacaagcgccttttctaacagggcTCCCGGGCGCCCGATAcacggacaagtaaacggcaccctgGAACGGGCCTGCACgtacccagggaccaccgggatcacggaacaagtttcagataACCTTTCGAAACTcgacttggtctcccgagggacgtttcagtagTCACAAGCGCCTCTCGGCGAGTCTTCGGGGCATATTCATGGCAAatagagatcacagcgatcctcGAACACCTCAGGGCATTCGGTAAAGATCAATAAAACCCGGATCACGAGTCCCTAGGTCACCTCGAGCTAATGGGCCTCGGTTGAGGACGGCGATCCAATGATCCCACGCAGGGCAAAGGGGTCACCATGACGAACACCAAGATGCACAAAAGGGCAATTGGAGAGCGGGGACGGTTAACTCCACACCAAGATAAAACCGACCCTCGAGGTGCCGAGTCgtccgaacattcgttcacatgacatatgacgatattaggctcatttaAATTCTCTTCATGCAAGTATTCCAAATTCATCGATTAATTGGACCTCGGAAGGCACACGTGTAACcaatcgagcctcgagcttTTCTCgacttttctcctaatcgaatgggacccacaacttagccaagccaagcctccaagccacggctcaaacccacaGCCACTGCTCGAACCCAAGCCACGGTCCAATcgccccaagccacggctaaaTCCCCCaaggccggcggctccaacccctctcctcctccctccaccacacaatttgaaatatcttcttacacacttacatccatcacccatccatcacctcccatcacttctcccttgcttcccccacactctaagtgacacaAACCCCACCCTAACCCCTCTTCAAATTTCAGCAGCCCActaaccccccccccccccccccccccccccaaatcACACTTTGCCTCACTTAATCAAGCCATTAAGCtcccctttataagcccttgcaccattaagcttaatcacttcttcattcccactctctctcaagccaacatCTCTCTAAAGTCCTCCCAAACCCCAGCCCTCTTCCTTGCTTCTGTCCGAACCATCTCAAGgtcgaaaccggccaaaaccaactgaaaaccacccggtattccgatcaccacccgacccgacttaagccaaacatCCCCAAACTTCCTAGCTTatatatttcccaccccctaagtccattttcgggcttggaTTTTCGGTTTGAAGCTTTCAACATCACATTCCAGCCACTAAAGCTATCGGGTCCCAAGACCGTCATCGGGCGCACCCAGACTTCtacgacgtgccatttcttcccacgacttcggcgagtcgtgccattaCGTTCGAAGGGTCCCTCACGACCcacactctcccccgtgaagaggtggtcatgGTCCGAGAGCCTTTCAGCCGTGCACAACCCCCGTTCCACTCTCTCCTTCTTATCGGGTCCCATTAATTTTTACCGAGTCTTCTCTCACTATTTCGGGTTTgtccaggccttggcacgttcaGGACCGTTCACGAACGTCTAGGTCCGTCCTCtaggagtccaaggagcccgaccttgcaccgtgccgtggtcgGAATCGTCGTGCCGACTCCATTTTCTTCAAGCTGCCACGGCCGCTGCCCTTCGGGTATCCACTGTCCATCGCGACCAGCCGGGTCACCCGACCCTCTCTTCATTTCCTCGACTCCTTTCCTCGTGCACcaaggctaggtaacatttcTCTACAACTTAAAGGGGTCTAGGTCTCCGATTTCCGCTTGTTGTGGGGTGATAAGTTGTTAATACACATGTTGCACGTAAACTAGGGTCCTCATGCGATTTCATGCACTACCATGCAATTTCATGCACGTCTACTCTCCATATTATATCCGTATGACGTATAAATGCATGTATCATGATGGGAAACGGCTTGGATCGGGATAGGAGAGACCCCTTGGCCACGGTAGAGCCATGGGAGCCCAtggcctagtcccaagggagggacccgtgAGCCCCCTTGACTTACCCGAGGCTAAGACGGTTTCTTTTTCCCGAAACTAGTCGGTTCCCATGTTTTTGTCGTCGATTTCCGCGTGCGATATGTTAACATGACGGGAAAGAACTTAAGTAAGGATTGGAGAGGTCACCTTGACCCGTGTAAGCCACGGAAACTCACGGTTATTCCccatgggaggtggccgagagtttcctTGGACCACCCGGGTCTAAGGAGccctctttcgcctcgaaGTGAGTCGGTACccgtattttttattttattttattttattccatTGTTGTATAagtcgatgccgttttattCATTTCTTTAAATACTTTGTTTGTGCGTGTTTGCATGCCCGTTTGCGTAATTTCGttcatggcggcatcgatt
This genomic window contains:
- the LOC116204358 gene encoding leucine-rich repeat extensin-like protein 3 translates to MTTNMAELFALLRGPNCASSSSTPPSGQGPTVDPTSWIPPTQVSENTDAPAPPTTNMAAAHPFTIPIPPPPAPAAVPLPPVAFLASDQVLSAPPPVSMPAPAAVYTVPLPMVFPAPSAPAPAHPQATELPSYSPLQPHTNFPYQAPPPINTTFLEPGTPTQAAQFT